The proteins below come from a single Vidua chalybeata isolate OUT-0048 chromosome 1, bVidCha1 merged haplotype, whole genome shotgun sequence genomic window:
- the RB1CC1 gene encoding RB1-inducible coiled-coil protein 1 isoform X2 → MKLYVFLVNTGTTLTFDTELAVQNVADLKHAIQTKYKIAIQHQVLVVNGGECMAPDRRVCSYSAGTDTNPIFLFNKEMILCERPPAIPKTTFSAENEMELKVEESLMMPAVFHTVASRTQLAVEMYEVAKKLCSFCEGLVHDEHLQHQGWAAIMANLEDCTYSYQKLLFKFENVYSSYLQSIEDIKLKLTHLGSAVSIMAKIPLLECLTRYSYRECLGRLESSPEHGGAESEETEDGKSADLVLYPDVSKVNSKSMLASFCKSVEHSALEGTDPENVKDDKESGQNATVQDNEMSVELKDDDQPSFNVSLLDWINVQDRPNDVESLVRKCFDSMSRLDPRIIQPFLAECHQTIAKLDNQNMKAIKGLEDRLYALDQMIASCSRLVNEQKELAQGFLANQKRAENLKDPSVLPDLCLSHANQLMIMLTNHRKLLDIKQKCTTAKQELANNLQVRLKWCCFVMLHADQDGEKLQALLRLVTELLERVKVVEALSTVPQMYCLAVVEVVRRKMFIKHYREWAGALIKDGKHLYEAEKAKRESFGKLFRKSFLRNRLFRGLDSWPPSFCTRKPRRFDSELPDISLNDLQFLQSFCPSEVQPLLRVPILCDFEPLHQHVHALHNLVKAAQSLDEMSQTITDLLNEQKASNSQASPQSATTPRMESTTGITIATSSRTPPSLSLQGPLCPPVCPPAPLEELSPDSIDAHTFDFETIAHPNLEQALKQGSLDLDSLAESPESDFMSAVNEFVIEENPVSPNVISDPQSPEMMVESLYSSVINAIDSRRMQDTSSCVKDVSAENASLSVCVEKCRVIAQDSKVHLRGIKEDLCHFRTLVQREQCDFSNSLKCTSLEIVNTIEKVKLSLEKTLNDKHQNELRSLKSEYETKINKLLEDGEENKKKIKKLKGDLLGLEEVLQNKNDEFAIVKNEKEAVVCLQNEKDQKLLELECQMETQNSEIKELRQSREIVLEDLKKLHVENNEKLQLLRAELESLEQSHLKELESNLQARHLQEFEKVLAEHKDCLDKLKKENEHRLEQMQESHEVVMQEKQQQVEELQLKVSDLSDLRCKLEVELALKEAETDEMKLLLEESRNQQQETLRCQIDKETESLRKEIDKLNNKIQISSDEYQVGLSELRTLMTIEKDQCISELVNRYEEESNLLRTELNKVTLLHQKTAEAEKRLSEQITELQSKLELEMTALEKEKTEKLSLCEQQEKYEAIIHKLKEEKELLISNQEQDRQLLIQKLNCEKEDAVQTACKELELQREAAEKGLLEKILQLEMQVNRSPPAESSAESNLVAELQEKLQEEKMKFLEQLEEQEKRKNEEMQNIRTSLTAEQQTNFNTVLAREKMKKENIINDLSDKLKVLTQQQEKDKDLIETLSEDRARLLDEKKKLEEEVNKLRSSNFSPSTYLAAASEVCGACAADVPTDTDRLVADFGAEGRMDSMMETSMMAVHENVHMSEEKQRIMLLERTLQLKEEENKRLNQRLMSQSMSSVSSRHSEKIAIRDFQVGDLVLIILDERHDNYVLFTVSPTLYFLHSESLAALDLKPASGASRRPWVLGKVMEKEYCQAKKAQNRFKVPLGTKFYRVKAVPWNKKV, encoded by the exons GAAATGTATGAGGTTGCCAAGAAGCTTTGCTCCTTTTGTGAAGGTCTTGTACATGATGAACATCTTCAGCATCAAGGCTGGGCTGCTATAATGGCCAACTTGGAAGATTGTACATACTCTTaccaaaagctgcttttcaagTTTGAAAATGTGTATTCAAGCTATTTGCAGTCCATAGAGGATATCAAATTGAAACTTACACA cttggGTTCTGCTGTTTCTATCATGGCCAAGATACCACTGCTGGAGTGCCTAACAAGATATAGTTACAGAGAGTGTTTAGGAAGACTGGAGTCTTCACCTGAACATGGAGGAGCAGAAAGTGAAGAAACTGAGGATGGGAAATCTGCTGATTTGGTGCTTTATCCTGATGTATCTAAAGTGAACAGTAAATCAATGTTAGCGTCATTTTGCAAGTCAGTTGAACATTCAGCTTTGGAAGGCACAGATcctgaaaatgtaaaagatGATAAGGAATCTGGTCAAAATGCTACTGTCCAGGACAATGAAATGTCAGTAGAATTGAAAGATGATGATCAGCCTTCCTTCAATGTGTCTTTGTTAGACTGGATAAATGTTCAAGATAGACCTAATGATGTTGAATCCCTGgtcagaaaatgttttgattcCATGAGCAGG cttGATCCAAGGATCATCCAACCCTTTCTGGCAGAATGTCACCAAACTATCGCCAAACTAGATAATCAGAACATGAAGGCTATTAAAGGTCTTGAGGATAGACTCTATGCATTGGACCAGATGATAGCAAGCTGCAGCAGACTGGTGAATGAACAAAAAGAACTTGCTCAG GGATTTTTGGCTAATCAGAAGAGAGCTGAGAACTTGAAAGATCCTTCTGTGCTGCCTGACTTGTGTTTGAGTCATGCAAATCAGCTGATGATTATGTTAACTAATCACAGAAAACTGTTAGATATTAAACAGAAATGTACCACTGCCAAACAGGAGCTTGCAAATAATCTGCAAGTCAGACTGAA GTGGTGTTGTTTTGTAATGCTTCATGCTGACCAAGATGGAGAGAAACTACAAGCACTGCTTCGTCTTGTAACAGAGCTCCTAGAAAGGGTCAAAGTTGTAGAGGCTCTCAGCACTGTTCCTCAGATGTACTGTTTAGCTGTTGTTGAAGTtgtgaggagaaaaatgttcaTAAAACACTACAGGGAG TGGGCAGGTGCTTTAATAAAAGATGGGAAACATCTATATGAAGCTGAAAAGGCAAAACGGGAATCTTTTGGTAAACTCTTTA GGAAGTCTTTTCTAAGGAATCGTTTGTTTAGAGGACTTGACTCCTGGCCTCCATCCTTTTGT ACACGAAAACCTCGCAGATTTGACAGTGAGCTTCCAGATATCTCATTGAATGACCTGCAGTTTTTGCAGTCTTTCTGTCCTTCAGAAGTACAGCCATTACTCAG GGTTCCCATACTTTGTGACTTTGAACCTCTTCACCAGCATGTACATGCTCTACATAACCTGGTCAAGGCAGCACAGAGTTTGGATGAAATGTCACAAACTATTACAGACCTGCTGAATGAGCAAAag GCCTCCAATAGTCAAGCATCACCACAATCTGCTACCACACCAAGGATGGAAAGTACTACAGGAATCACAATTGCTACCTCTTCAAGAACTCCTCCATCACTCAGTCTTCAGGGTCCCCTGTGTCCTCCTGTGTGTCCCCCAGCTCCGTTAGAAGAATTGTCTCCAGACAGCATTGATGCTCACACGTTCGATTTTGAAACTATTGCCCATCCGAACTTGGAGCAAGCTCTTAAGCAAGGATCATTAGACTTGGATTCATTGGCAGAGAGTCCAGAATCTGACTTTATGTCTGCAGTAAATGAATTTGTAATAGAAGAAAATCCAGTGTCTCCTAATGTAATAAGTGACCCACAAAGCCCAGAAATGATGGTGGAATCTCTTTATTCTTCAGTTATCAATGCAATAGACAGTAGGCGTATGCAAGATACAAGTTCTTGTGTAAAGGatgtttcagcagaaaatgcttCTCTCAGTGTTTGTGTGGAGAAGTGTAGGGTTATTGCTCAAGACTCAAAGGTACATTTAAGAGGTATAAAAGAAGATCTTTGCCATTTCAGAACACTTGTACAAAGAGAACAGTGTGACTTTtctaattctttaaaatgtacttCCTTAGAAATAGTAAATACAATTGAAAAGGTAAAGCTTTCACTTGAAAAAACACTAAATGATAAACATCAAAATGAATTACGGTCTTTGAAAAGTGAGTATGaaactaaaattaataaattattggAGGAtggtgaagaaaataaaaagaaaatcaaaaagtTAAAAGGTGACCTGTTAGGTCTTGAGGAAGTTCTTCAGAATAAGAATGATGAATTTGCAATAgtaaagaatgagaaagaagCTGTGGTTTGCCTTCAGAATGAAAAAGACCAGAAATTACTTGAATTGGAATGCCAAATGGAGACACAAAATTCTGAAATCAAGGAACTGAGGCAGTCGCGTGAAATTGTACTTGAAGACTTGAAAAAACTTCATGTTGAAAACAATGAGAAACTACAACTCCTGAGGGCAGAACTTGAGAGTTTAGAGCAAAGCCATTTAAAAGAACTGGAAAGCAACCTACAAGCCAGGCATTTACAGGAATTTGAGAAGGTCCTAGCTGAGCACAAGGACTGTTtggataaattaaaaaaagagaacgAGCATAGACTTGAACAAATGCAGGAATCTCATGAGGTAGTTATGCAAGAGAAACAGCAACAAGTAGAAGAGTTACAACTCAAGGTTTCAGATCTGTCTGATTTGAGGTGCAAGCTAGAAGTTGAACTTGCCCTGAAAGAAGCAGAAACTGATGAAATGAAGCTTCTTttggaagaaagcagaaaccAGCAACAAGAGACCTTAAGATGTCAGATTGACAAGGAAACTGAAAGCTTAAGAAAGGAGATAgataaattaaacaataaaatacaaatcagCAGTGATGAATATCAAGTGGGTTTATCAGAATTAAGGACTCTGATGACAATTGAGAAAGATCAGTGTATTTCTGAGCTAGTAAATAGGTATGAAGAAGAATCAAATTTGCTTAGAACTGAATTAAATAAAGTAACACTTCTTCATCAAAAAACGGCTGAGGCAGAAAAAAGACTTTCAGAGCAAATAACAGAATTGCAAAGTAAGTTGGAGTTGGAAATGACTGCcctagagaaggaaaaaacagaaaaattgtctctctgtgagcagcaggaaaaatatgaaGCTATTATCCATAAgctaaaggaagagaaagaactGTTGATATCTAACCAAGAACAAGACAGGCAGTTGCTCATTCAGAAGCTCAATTGTGAAAAAGAGGATGCAGTACAAACTGCTTGTAAAGAGTTGGAATTACAGAGGGAAGCTGCTGAAAAAGggcttttggaaaaaatactgcaaCTTGAGATGCAAGTGAATAGGAG tcCTCCTGCTGAATCATCTGCTGAATCAAACTTAGTTGCTGAACTTCAGGAGAagcttcaggaagaaaaaatgaagtttttagAACAACTTGaagaacaagagaaaagaaagaatgaagaaatgcaGAACATCAGAACATCGctcactgcagagcagcag acCAACTTCAACACTGTTCtggcaagagagaaaatgaaaaaagaaaacataattaatGACCTTAGTGACAAACTAAAAGTGCTTacacaacagcaagaaaaagataAGG ATTTGATTGAAACACTTTCTGAAGATAGAGCTCGCTTACTTGATGAGAAGAAGAAACTTGAAGAAGAAGTTAATAAACTGAGAAGTAGTAATTTTTCTCCATCAACCTACTTGGCAGCAGCATCAGAAGTTTGTGGAGCCTGTGCAGCTGATGTGCCCACAGACACAGATAGATTGGTTGCTGACTTTGGGGCTGAGGGGAGAATGGATTCCATGATGGAAACCAGTATGATGGCTGTGCA tGAAAATGTTCATATgtctgaagaaaagcagaggataATGTTGCTAGAAAGA ACTTTGCAGttgaaagaagaggaaaataagagatTAAATCAAAGATTG aTGTCCCAAAGCATGTCGTCAGTATCCTCAAGACATTCTGAAAAAATAGCAATTAGAGA tTTTCAGGTTGGCGATTTGGTACTCATTATCTTGGATGAAAGGCATGACAACTACGTGTTGTTTACTGTCAGTCCAACCTTGTATTTCTTGCACTCAGAGTCCCTTGCTGCACTGGATCTCAAACCAG CATCGGGTGCATCTAGGAGACCATGGGTGCTAGGAAAAGTGATGGAAAAGGAGTATTGCCAGGCaaaaaag gCACAAAACAGATTCAAAGTTCCTTTAGGTACAAAATTCTACAGAGTGAAAGCAGTACCATGGAACAAGAAAGTATAA
- the RB1CC1 gene encoding RB1-inducible coiled-coil protein 1 isoform X1 — protein sequence MKLYVFLVNTGTTLTFDTELAVQNVADLKHAIQTKYKIAIQHQVLVVNGGECMAPDRRVCSYSAGTDTNPIFLFNKEMILCERPPAIPKTTFSAENEMELKVEESLMMPAVFHTVASRTQLAVEMYEVAKKLCSFCEGLVHDEHLQHQGWAAIMANLEDCTYSYQKLLFKFENVYSSYLQSIEDIKLKLTHLGSAVSIMAKIPLLECLTRYSYRECLGRLESSPEHGGAESEETEDGKSADLVLYPDVSKVNSKSMLASFCKSVEHSALEGTDPENVKDDKESGQNATVQDNEMSVELKDDDQPSFNVSLLDWINVQDRPNDVESLVRKCFDSMSRLDPRIIQPFLAECHQTIAKLDNQNMKAIKGLEDRLYALDQMIASCSRLVNEQKELAQGFLANQKRAENLKDPSVLPDLCLSHANQLMIMLTNHRKLLDIKQKCTTAKQELANNLQVRLKWCCFVMLHADQDGEKLQALLRLVTELLERVKVVEALSTVPQMYCLAVVEVVRRKMFIKHYREWAGALIKDGKHLYEAEKAKRESFGKLFRKSFLRNRLFRGLDSWPPSFCTRKPRRFDSELPDISLNDLQFLQSFCPSEVQPLLRVPILCDFEPLHQHVHALHNLVKAAQSLDEMSQTITDLLNEQKASNSQASPQSATTPRMESTTGITIATSSRTPPSLSLQGPLCPPVCPPAPLEELSPDSIDAHTFDFETIAHPNLEQALKQGSLDLDSLAESPESDFMSAVNEFVIEENPVSPNVISDPQSPEMMVESLYSSVINAIDSRRMQDTSSCVKDVSAENASLSVCVEKCRVIAQDSKVHLRGIKEDLCHFRTLVQREQCDFSNSLKCTSLEIVNTIEKVKLSLEKTLNDKHQNELRSLKSEYETKINKLLEDGEENKKKIKKLKGDLLGLEEVLQNKNDEFAIVKNEKEAVVCLQNEKDQKLLELECQMETQNSEIKELRQSREIVLEDLKKLHVENNEKLQLLRAELESLEQSHLKELESNLQARHLQEFEKVLAEHKDCLDKLKKENEHRLEQMQESHEVVMQEKQQQVEELQLKVSDLSDLRCKLEVELALKEAETDEMKLLLEESRNQQQETLRCQIDKETESLRKEIDKLNNKIQISSDEYQVGLSELRTLMTIEKDQCISELVNRYEEESNLLRTELNKVTLLHQKTAEAEKRLSEQITELQSKLELEMTALEKEKTEKLSLCEQQEKYEAIIHKLKEEKELLISNQEQDRQLLIQKLNCEKEDAVQTACKELELQREAAEKGLLEKILQLEMQVNRSPPAESSAESNLVAELQEKLQEEKMKFLEQLEEQEKRKNEEMQNIRTSLTAEQQTNFNTVLAREKMKKENIINDLSDKLKVLTQQQEKDKDLIETLSEDRARLLDEKKKLEEEVNKLRSSNFSPSTYLAAASEVCGACAADVPTDTDRLVADFGAEGRMDSMMETSMMAVHENVHMSEEKQRIMLLERTLQLKEEENKRLNQRLMSQSMSSVSSRHSEKIAIRDFQVGDLVLIILDERHDNYVLFTVSPTLYFLHSESLAALDLKPGECASGASRRPWVLGKVMEKEYCQAKKAQNRFKVPLGTKFYRVKAVPWNKKV from the exons GAAATGTATGAGGTTGCCAAGAAGCTTTGCTCCTTTTGTGAAGGTCTTGTACATGATGAACATCTTCAGCATCAAGGCTGGGCTGCTATAATGGCCAACTTGGAAGATTGTACATACTCTTaccaaaagctgcttttcaagTTTGAAAATGTGTATTCAAGCTATTTGCAGTCCATAGAGGATATCAAATTGAAACTTACACA cttggGTTCTGCTGTTTCTATCATGGCCAAGATACCACTGCTGGAGTGCCTAACAAGATATAGTTACAGAGAGTGTTTAGGAAGACTGGAGTCTTCACCTGAACATGGAGGAGCAGAAAGTGAAGAAACTGAGGATGGGAAATCTGCTGATTTGGTGCTTTATCCTGATGTATCTAAAGTGAACAGTAAATCAATGTTAGCGTCATTTTGCAAGTCAGTTGAACATTCAGCTTTGGAAGGCACAGATcctgaaaatgtaaaagatGATAAGGAATCTGGTCAAAATGCTACTGTCCAGGACAATGAAATGTCAGTAGAATTGAAAGATGATGATCAGCCTTCCTTCAATGTGTCTTTGTTAGACTGGATAAATGTTCAAGATAGACCTAATGATGTTGAATCCCTGgtcagaaaatgttttgattcCATGAGCAGG cttGATCCAAGGATCATCCAACCCTTTCTGGCAGAATGTCACCAAACTATCGCCAAACTAGATAATCAGAACATGAAGGCTATTAAAGGTCTTGAGGATAGACTCTATGCATTGGACCAGATGATAGCAAGCTGCAGCAGACTGGTGAATGAACAAAAAGAACTTGCTCAG GGATTTTTGGCTAATCAGAAGAGAGCTGAGAACTTGAAAGATCCTTCTGTGCTGCCTGACTTGTGTTTGAGTCATGCAAATCAGCTGATGATTATGTTAACTAATCACAGAAAACTGTTAGATATTAAACAGAAATGTACCACTGCCAAACAGGAGCTTGCAAATAATCTGCAAGTCAGACTGAA GTGGTGTTGTTTTGTAATGCTTCATGCTGACCAAGATGGAGAGAAACTACAAGCACTGCTTCGTCTTGTAACAGAGCTCCTAGAAAGGGTCAAAGTTGTAGAGGCTCTCAGCACTGTTCCTCAGATGTACTGTTTAGCTGTTGTTGAAGTtgtgaggagaaaaatgttcaTAAAACACTACAGGGAG TGGGCAGGTGCTTTAATAAAAGATGGGAAACATCTATATGAAGCTGAAAAGGCAAAACGGGAATCTTTTGGTAAACTCTTTA GGAAGTCTTTTCTAAGGAATCGTTTGTTTAGAGGACTTGACTCCTGGCCTCCATCCTTTTGT ACACGAAAACCTCGCAGATTTGACAGTGAGCTTCCAGATATCTCATTGAATGACCTGCAGTTTTTGCAGTCTTTCTGTCCTTCAGAAGTACAGCCATTACTCAG GGTTCCCATACTTTGTGACTTTGAACCTCTTCACCAGCATGTACATGCTCTACATAACCTGGTCAAGGCAGCACAGAGTTTGGATGAAATGTCACAAACTATTACAGACCTGCTGAATGAGCAAAag GCCTCCAATAGTCAAGCATCACCACAATCTGCTACCACACCAAGGATGGAAAGTACTACAGGAATCACAATTGCTACCTCTTCAAGAACTCCTCCATCACTCAGTCTTCAGGGTCCCCTGTGTCCTCCTGTGTGTCCCCCAGCTCCGTTAGAAGAATTGTCTCCAGACAGCATTGATGCTCACACGTTCGATTTTGAAACTATTGCCCATCCGAACTTGGAGCAAGCTCTTAAGCAAGGATCATTAGACTTGGATTCATTGGCAGAGAGTCCAGAATCTGACTTTATGTCTGCAGTAAATGAATTTGTAATAGAAGAAAATCCAGTGTCTCCTAATGTAATAAGTGACCCACAAAGCCCAGAAATGATGGTGGAATCTCTTTATTCTTCAGTTATCAATGCAATAGACAGTAGGCGTATGCAAGATACAAGTTCTTGTGTAAAGGatgtttcagcagaaaatgcttCTCTCAGTGTTTGTGTGGAGAAGTGTAGGGTTATTGCTCAAGACTCAAAGGTACATTTAAGAGGTATAAAAGAAGATCTTTGCCATTTCAGAACACTTGTACAAAGAGAACAGTGTGACTTTtctaattctttaaaatgtacttCCTTAGAAATAGTAAATACAATTGAAAAGGTAAAGCTTTCACTTGAAAAAACACTAAATGATAAACATCAAAATGAATTACGGTCTTTGAAAAGTGAGTATGaaactaaaattaataaattattggAGGAtggtgaagaaaataaaaagaaaatcaaaaagtTAAAAGGTGACCTGTTAGGTCTTGAGGAAGTTCTTCAGAATAAGAATGATGAATTTGCAATAgtaaagaatgagaaagaagCTGTGGTTTGCCTTCAGAATGAAAAAGACCAGAAATTACTTGAATTGGAATGCCAAATGGAGACACAAAATTCTGAAATCAAGGAACTGAGGCAGTCGCGTGAAATTGTACTTGAAGACTTGAAAAAACTTCATGTTGAAAACAATGAGAAACTACAACTCCTGAGGGCAGAACTTGAGAGTTTAGAGCAAAGCCATTTAAAAGAACTGGAAAGCAACCTACAAGCCAGGCATTTACAGGAATTTGAGAAGGTCCTAGCTGAGCACAAGGACTGTTtggataaattaaaaaaagagaacgAGCATAGACTTGAACAAATGCAGGAATCTCATGAGGTAGTTATGCAAGAGAAACAGCAACAAGTAGAAGAGTTACAACTCAAGGTTTCAGATCTGTCTGATTTGAGGTGCAAGCTAGAAGTTGAACTTGCCCTGAAAGAAGCAGAAACTGATGAAATGAAGCTTCTTttggaagaaagcagaaaccAGCAACAAGAGACCTTAAGATGTCAGATTGACAAGGAAACTGAAAGCTTAAGAAAGGAGATAgataaattaaacaataaaatacaaatcagCAGTGATGAATATCAAGTGGGTTTATCAGAATTAAGGACTCTGATGACAATTGAGAAAGATCAGTGTATTTCTGAGCTAGTAAATAGGTATGAAGAAGAATCAAATTTGCTTAGAACTGAATTAAATAAAGTAACACTTCTTCATCAAAAAACGGCTGAGGCAGAAAAAAGACTTTCAGAGCAAATAACAGAATTGCAAAGTAAGTTGGAGTTGGAAATGACTGCcctagagaaggaaaaaacagaaaaattgtctctctgtgagcagcaggaaaaatatgaaGCTATTATCCATAAgctaaaggaagagaaagaactGTTGATATCTAACCAAGAACAAGACAGGCAGTTGCTCATTCAGAAGCTCAATTGTGAAAAAGAGGATGCAGTACAAACTGCTTGTAAAGAGTTGGAATTACAGAGGGAAGCTGCTGAAAAAGggcttttggaaaaaatactgcaaCTTGAGATGCAAGTGAATAGGAG tcCTCCTGCTGAATCATCTGCTGAATCAAACTTAGTTGCTGAACTTCAGGAGAagcttcaggaagaaaaaatgaagtttttagAACAACTTGaagaacaagagaaaagaaagaatgaagaaatgcaGAACATCAGAACATCGctcactgcagagcagcag acCAACTTCAACACTGTTCtggcaagagagaaaatgaaaaaagaaaacataattaatGACCTTAGTGACAAACTAAAAGTGCTTacacaacagcaagaaaaagataAGG ATTTGATTGAAACACTTTCTGAAGATAGAGCTCGCTTACTTGATGAGAAGAAGAAACTTGAAGAAGAAGTTAATAAACTGAGAAGTAGTAATTTTTCTCCATCAACCTACTTGGCAGCAGCATCAGAAGTTTGTGGAGCCTGTGCAGCTGATGTGCCCACAGACACAGATAGATTGGTTGCTGACTTTGGGGCTGAGGGGAGAATGGATTCCATGATGGAAACCAGTATGATGGCTGTGCA tGAAAATGTTCATATgtctgaagaaaagcagaggataATGTTGCTAGAAAGA ACTTTGCAGttgaaagaagaggaaaataagagatTAAATCAAAGATTG aTGTCCCAAAGCATGTCGTCAGTATCCTCAAGACATTCTGAAAAAATAGCAATTAGAGA tTTTCAGGTTGGCGATTTGGTACTCATTATCTTGGATGAAAGGCATGACAACTACGTGTTGTTTACTGTCAGTCCAACCTTGTATTTCTTGCACTCAGAGTCCCTTGCTGCACTGGATCTCAAACCAGGTGAGTGTG CATCGGGTGCATCTAGGAGACCATGGGTGCTAGGAAAAGTGATGGAAAAGGAGTATTGCCAGGCaaaaaag gCACAAAACAGATTCAAAGTTCCTTTAGGTACAAAATTCTACAGAGTGAAAGCAGTACCATGGAACAAGAAAGTATAA